Proteins encoded within one genomic window of Bdellovibrio bacteriovorus:
- a CDS encoding SDR family oxidoreductase: protein MKLKDFKPKPLNQQTIVITGATSGIGLATAEMAAKRGARVALSSRNTDDLEKICRRLQEQGYNVIGVKADVRRIEELKELCEQTKMAFGSIDTWINNAGGSIYGPLLEIPEREERELFEMNFWGVRHGCHVAVEALKENGGVLINLGSEVSLRSIPLQGMYSASKHAVKAYTDALRMELEHDEIPIQVCLVRPTAIDTPFPDHAINHLKSGEPSLPDPVYHPDYAAEAILKCCEKPERDVWVGAPSKIRAIMEFMAPEMADKMMEKSAFKDQSQGTSVPHSAENEGLFAAPVQEGEIQGHHKKKIKATDEMKKPHISDPRPSHH from the coding sequence ATGAAACTCAAAGATTTCAAACCAAAACCACTCAACCAACAGACCATCGTTATTACGGGTGCGACGAGCGGTATCGGTCTTGCGACTGCCGAAATGGCTGCTAAACGCGGCGCTCGTGTCGCCCTTTCATCACGCAACACAGATGATCTAGAGAAAATCTGTCGTCGACTGCAAGAACAGGGTTACAACGTTATCGGAGTTAAGGCCGACGTTCGCAGAATCGAAGAATTAAAAGAACTGTGTGAACAAACGAAGATGGCCTTCGGTTCAATCGACACATGGATTAACAATGCAGGTGGATCTATCTACGGACCTCTTTTAGAAATCCCGGAACGAGAAGAGCGAGAACTCTTTGAGATGAATTTCTGGGGTGTTCGTCACGGCTGTCACGTCGCGGTTGAAGCCCTCAAGGAAAATGGTGGCGTGCTTATCAATCTTGGCAGCGAAGTTTCCCTAAGATCTATTCCCCTTCAAGGTATGTATTCCGCAAGTAAACATGCGGTGAAAGCTTATACCGATGCTTTACGGATGGAATTAGAGCACGATGAAATTCCGATTCAAGTTTGCTTGGTACGACCAACGGCAATTGATACCCCATTCCCCGATCATGCAATAAATCATTTGAAATCCGGCGAGCCTTCATTGCCCGATCCTGTTTATCATCCCGATTATGCAGCAGAAGCTATTTTGAAATGCTGTGAAAAGCCTGAGCGAGATGTGTGGGTCGGAGCTCCATCTAAGATCCGAGCCATCATGGAATTTATGGCTCCCGAAATGGCCGATAAGATGATGGAAAAATCTGCATTCAAAGATCAATCCCAAGGAACCTCTGTTCCGCACAGTGCAGAGAACGAAGGTCTTTTTGCAGCTCCCGTGCAAGAGGGGGAAATTCAAGGACACCATAAAAAGAAAAT